One region of Pagrus major chromosome 7, Pma_NU_1.0 genomic DNA includes:
- the dazap2 gene encoding DAZ-associated protein 2 — MNNKGSYPQQAVYPQQSTAPVYPPAMQMSPQAPPYTDTPPAYSEIYQPRYVLPPQVPGQLPQMSSPYPGAQVFMPMQPHMSVGPVGQNVPMAYYPMGAVYPPGSTVMVDGGFDAGARFTAGSSVSIPPPPPGHPPNAAQLAAMQGANVLMTQRKNNFFLGGSSGGYTIW; from the exons ATGAACAACAAAG gTTCATATCCACAGCAGGCTGTGTACCCTCAGCAGAGCACTGCACCTGTATACCCTCCTGCTATGCAAATGTCTCCTCAGGCACCTCcttacacagacacaccacCTGCATATTCTGAG atATACCAGCCCAGATATGTGCTTCCACCTCAGGTGCCTGGTCAGTTGCCACAGATGTCCTCTCCCTACCCTGGTGCTCAGGTGTTCATGCCCATGCAGCCACATATGTCTGTTGGGCCGGTGGGTCAGAATGTCCCCATGGCTTACTATCCCATGGGAGCTGTTTACCCCCCTGGTTCAACAGTGATGGTGGATGGCGGCTTTGATGCCGGTGCTCGCTTCACAGCAGGCAGCAGTGTTTCCATCCCA CCCCCACCTCCTGGACATCCCCCCAACGCAGCTCAGCTGGCTGCCATGCAGGGTGCCAATGTCTTAATGACACAGCGCAAGAATAACTTCTTCCTGGGTGGATCCAGTGGAGGTTATACCATCTGGTAA
- the pou6f1 gene encoding POU domain, class 6, transcription factor 1 isoform X1, producing MNSQDLPAKDAPLTVNEQVIVMSGHETIRVLEVEVDASLPSSVPDGKTDGKADEGEARSAEQPEDGSAQDGLTVPHSTGGVVLGEQQLVSVEAPAPAVQTLTPAVPVSVSLPQPQAAMPITVQGCPQVLTQESLATLMTGMMAQTGSLGQPLLIPLSMAGSIGGQGGLAVLTLPTTNVATLPAFAAATAAGNLLKLPFAGLQAATVLNSVQPQLHTNAQTMFQPQAASIQPVQAAVQQVTSQPTQVTNAQATAAQMAAAQVTSATTTVSPSNISVAALQTAGLSINPAIINAASLGAQPQFLSSLTSTPIITSAMSNMAGITSQIITNAQGQVIGTLPLLVNPASLAGGAATSTLPLQGLQGLQGLQGLQGLQGLQGLQGLQGLQGLQVQTVTPQLLLNTQGQIIATVGNGPAAVATSAAVLTKATAPPTLSKPNTQALVTTATQSPVVIAPQPSVLKTATTLSSTVPITCGDIKVGQLVSKPQQVVSGEEGINLEEIREFAKNFKIRRLSLGLTQTQVGQALTATEGPAYSQSAICRFEKLDITPKSAQKLKPVLEKWLAEAEHWNQKGQQNLMEFVGGEPSKKRKRRTSFTPQAIEVLNSYFEKNALPTGQEITEIARELNYDREVVRVWFCNRRQTLKNTSKINVFQVQ from the exons ATGAACTCCCAGGATCTCCCTGCCAAAGATGCCCCACTTACTGTCAATGAGCAG GTCATTGTGATGTCTGGTCATGAGACCATTCGTGTGCTAGAGGTAGAGGTCGATGCGTCTCTGCCATCATCAGTACCCGATGGGAAGACAGACGGCAAAGCTGATGAGGGAGAGGCTCGGTCTGCAGAGCAACCTGAGGATGGCAGCGCACAGGATGGCCTCACTGTGCCCCACAGCACAGGGGGAGTAG TGCTGGGTGAGCAGCAGTTGGTGTCTGTAGAGGCTCCGGCCCCTGCTGTCCAAACGTTGACTCCTGCTGTTCCCGTCAGTGTTTCTCTGCCACAGCCCCAGGCCGCCATGCCCATCACCGTACAAGGCTGTCCACAG GTGCTGACCCAGGAAAGTCTGGCCACTCTGATGACTGGTATGATGGCCCAGACAGGATCCCTGGGGCAGCCCCTGCTCATCCCCCTCAGTATGGCGGGCTCCATCGGTGGCCAGGGCGGTCTGGCTGTTCTCACCCTGCCCACCACCAACGTAGCTACTCTCCCTGCGTTCGCAGCAGCTACTGCGGCCGGAAACCTCCTCAAACTGCCCTTTGCTGGCCTCCAAg CTGCTACAGTCCTGAACTCGGTCCAGCCCCAGctgcacacaaatgcacagacGATGTTCCAGCCTCAAGCAGCTTCCATACAGCCAGTGCAGGCTGCTGTGCAGCAGGTGACGTCTCAGCCAACACAGGTGACCAATGCACAGGCCACCGCTGCTCAGATGGCGGCAGCCCAGGTGACCTCAGCCACCACAACCGTGTCTCCGTCCAACATATCTGTAGCAGCACTCCAGACTGCAGGACTCTCAATCAATCCTGCCATT ATCAATGCTGCTTCATTGGGCGCTCAGCCTCAGTTTCTCAGTTCCCTCACCTCCACTCCCATCATCACCAGTGCAATGTCCAACATGGCTGGTATCACCAGCCAAATCATCACAAATGCCCAGGGACAG GTCATAGGAACCCTCCCGCTGTTGGTGAACCCAGCATCTCTGGCTGGAGGGGCTGCGACATCCACCCTCCCTCTCCAGGGTCTCCAGGGCCTCCAGGGCCTCCAGGGGCTCCAGGGGCTCCAGGGGCTCCAGGGACTCCAGGGACTCCAGGGACTCCAGGGACTCCAAGTCCAGACTGTCACCCCACAGCTGCTTCTCAACACCCAGGGCCAGATCATTGCCACTGTGGGGAACGGACCTGCAGCGGTTGCAACCTCTGCTGCAGTTCTGACCAAAGCCACTGCTCCTCCGACACTTAGCAAACCTAACACACAG GCTTTGGTAACAACTGCCACTCAGTCACCGGTTGTCATCGCCCCGCAGCCGTCTGTACTGAAGACTGCCAccaccctctcctccacagTACCCATCACCTGTGGAGACATAAAAGTGGGCCAGCTTGTCAGCA AACCCCAGCAGGTAGTCAGCGGTGAGGAAGGCATTAATCTGGAGGAAATTCGCGAGTTTGCCAAGAATTTCAAGATCCGCCGGCTCTCCTTGGGGCTTACTCAGACACAAGTAGGACAGGCTCTGACTGCGACCGAGGGTCCGGCCTACAGCCAGTCTGCCATTTGCAG GTTTGAAAAGCTGGATATCACCCCGAAGAGCGCTCAGAAGCTGAAGCCGGTGTTGGAGAAGTGGCTGGCTGAGGCCGAGCACTGGAACCAGAAAGGCCAGCAGAATCTGATGGAGTTTGTTGGCGGCGAACCATCCAAAAAACGCAAGCGGCGTACTAGTTTCACGCCGCAGGCAATAGAAGTTCTCAACTCCTACTTTGAGAAGAACGCATTGCCAACAGGCCAAGAGATTACAGAGATCGCACGAGAGCTAAACTATGACCGGGAGGTTGTGCGAGTCTGGTTCTGCAACCGGCGACAGACGTTGAAAAACACGAGCAAGATCAACGTCTTCCAGGTTCAATAG
- the pou6f1 gene encoding POU domain, class 6, transcription factor 1 isoform X2, with the protein MSGHETIRVLEVEVDASLPSSVPDGKTDGKADEGEARSAEQPEDGSAQDGLTVPHSTGGVVLGEQQLVSVEAPAPAVQTLTPAVPVSVSLPQPQAAMPITVQGCPQVLTQESLATLMTGMMAQTGSLGQPLLIPLSMAGSIGGQGGLAVLTLPTTNVATLPAFAAATAAGNLLKLPFAGLQAATVLNSVQPQLHTNAQTMFQPQAASIQPVQAAVQQVTSQPTQVTNAQATAAQMAAAQVTSATTTVSPSNISVAALQTAGLSINPAIINAASLGAQPQFLSSLTSTPIITSAMSNMAGITSQIITNAQGQVIGTLPLLVNPASLAGGAATSTLPLQGLQGLQGLQGLQGLQGLQGLQGLQGLQGLQVQTVTPQLLLNTQGQIIATVGNGPAAVATSAAVLTKATAPPTLSKPNTQALVTTATQSPVVIAPQPSVLKTATTLSSTVPITCGDIKVGQLVSKPQQVVSGEEGINLEEIREFAKNFKIRRLSLGLTQTQVGQALTATEGPAYSQSAICRFEKLDITPKSAQKLKPVLEKWLAEAEHWNQKGQQNLMEFVGGEPSKKRKRRTSFTPQAIEVLNSYFEKNALPTGQEITEIARELNYDREVVRVWFCNRRQTLKNTSKINVFQVQ; encoded by the exons ATGTCTGGTCATGAGACCATTCGTGTGCTAGAGGTAGAGGTCGATGCGTCTCTGCCATCATCAGTACCCGATGGGAAGACAGACGGCAAAGCTGATGAGGGAGAGGCTCGGTCTGCAGAGCAACCTGAGGATGGCAGCGCACAGGATGGCCTCACTGTGCCCCACAGCACAGGGGGAGTAG TGCTGGGTGAGCAGCAGTTGGTGTCTGTAGAGGCTCCGGCCCCTGCTGTCCAAACGTTGACTCCTGCTGTTCCCGTCAGTGTTTCTCTGCCACAGCCCCAGGCCGCCATGCCCATCACCGTACAAGGCTGTCCACAG GTGCTGACCCAGGAAAGTCTGGCCACTCTGATGACTGGTATGATGGCCCAGACAGGATCCCTGGGGCAGCCCCTGCTCATCCCCCTCAGTATGGCGGGCTCCATCGGTGGCCAGGGCGGTCTGGCTGTTCTCACCCTGCCCACCACCAACGTAGCTACTCTCCCTGCGTTCGCAGCAGCTACTGCGGCCGGAAACCTCCTCAAACTGCCCTTTGCTGGCCTCCAAg CTGCTACAGTCCTGAACTCGGTCCAGCCCCAGctgcacacaaatgcacagacGATGTTCCAGCCTCAAGCAGCTTCCATACAGCCAGTGCAGGCTGCTGTGCAGCAGGTGACGTCTCAGCCAACACAGGTGACCAATGCACAGGCCACCGCTGCTCAGATGGCGGCAGCCCAGGTGACCTCAGCCACCACAACCGTGTCTCCGTCCAACATATCTGTAGCAGCACTCCAGACTGCAGGACTCTCAATCAATCCTGCCATT ATCAATGCTGCTTCATTGGGCGCTCAGCCTCAGTTTCTCAGTTCCCTCACCTCCACTCCCATCATCACCAGTGCAATGTCCAACATGGCTGGTATCACCAGCCAAATCATCACAAATGCCCAGGGACAG GTCATAGGAACCCTCCCGCTGTTGGTGAACCCAGCATCTCTGGCTGGAGGGGCTGCGACATCCACCCTCCCTCTCCAGGGTCTCCAGGGCCTCCAGGGCCTCCAGGGGCTCCAGGGGCTCCAGGGGCTCCAGGGACTCCAGGGACTCCAGGGACTCCAGGGACTCCAAGTCCAGACTGTCACCCCACAGCTGCTTCTCAACACCCAGGGCCAGATCATTGCCACTGTGGGGAACGGACCTGCAGCGGTTGCAACCTCTGCTGCAGTTCTGACCAAAGCCACTGCTCCTCCGACACTTAGCAAACCTAACACACAG GCTTTGGTAACAACTGCCACTCAGTCACCGGTTGTCATCGCCCCGCAGCCGTCTGTACTGAAGACTGCCAccaccctctcctccacagTACCCATCACCTGTGGAGACATAAAAGTGGGCCAGCTTGTCAGCA AACCCCAGCAGGTAGTCAGCGGTGAGGAAGGCATTAATCTGGAGGAAATTCGCGAGTTTGCCAAGAATTTCAAGATCCGCCGGCTCTCCTTGGGGCTTACTCAGACACAAGTAGGACAGGCTCTGACTGCGACCGAGGGTCCGGCCTACAGCCAGTCTGCCATTTGCAG GTTTGAAAAGCTGGATATCACCCCGAAGAGCGCTCAGAAGCTGAAGCCGGTGTTGGAGAAGTGGCTGGCTGAGGCCGAGCACTGGAACCAGAAAGGCCAGCAGAATCTGATGGAGTTTGTTGGCGGCGAACCATCCAAAAAACGCAAGCGGCGTACTAGTTTCACGCCGCAGGCAATAGAAGTTCTCAACTCCTACTTTGAGAAGAACGCATTGCCAACAGGCCAAGAGATTACAGAGATCGCACGAGAGCTAAACTATGACCGGGAGGTTGTGCGAGTCTGGTTCTGCAACCGGCGACAGACGTTGAAAAACACGAGCAAGATCAACGTCTTCCAGGTTCAATAG